In a genomic window of Glycine max cultivar Williams 82 chromosome 13, Glycine_max_v4.0, whole genome shotgun sequence:
- the LOC102662905 gene encoding protein EPIDERMAL PATTERNING FACTOR 1 isoform X1, with product MRRNSLYIAAFVLVLLCVPIIISARHINRSRSLGHGGHPDPGEKNTKDGMNIVAKEKLHWEGRVVARKRIGRGPDTLEIAGSRLPDCSHACGSCSPCRLVMVSFVCASLAEAESCPMAYKCMCHNKSYPVP from the exons ATGAGGAGGAACTCTCTCTATATTGCTGCATTCGTGCTTGTTTTACTTTGTGTTCCAATAATCATCTCGGCAAGGCACATAAACCGGTCACGTTCAC TAGGACATGGTGGGCATCCAGATCCAGGAGAGAAAAACACAAAAGATGGAATGAACATAGTGGCAAAAGAAAAGTTGCATTGGGAAGGAAGAGTAGTGGCAAGGAAACGTATTGGTCGTGGCCCCGACACACTAGAAATAGCGGGTTCGAGGTTGCCTGATTGCTCTCACGCGTGTGGATCATGCTCGCCATGCAGGTTGGTGATGGTCAGCTTTGTTTGTGCATCGCTTGCGGAGGCTGAGTCCTGTCCAATGGCTTACAAGTGCATGTGCCATAACAAGTCCTATCCTGTCCCATAA
- the LOC100786536 gene encoding uncharacterized protein, with amino-acid sequence MIFNKGSMHSNLDCFVRCTTPVVQSQFLPKSEITSLNRLWQPWERESVEYFTLGDLWNCYDEWSAYGAGVPITLTSGETLVQYYVPYLSAIQIFTSNSFREETESGDCETRDSYSDSFSDESECDKLWRWDGTSSEEGGSEQDCLWHFNDRLGHLYCQYFERATPYGRVPLMDKITGLAQRYPGLMSLRSVDLSPASWMAVAWYPIYHIPMGRTIKDLSTCFLTYHTLSSSFQGMDLDDDIEGGHEKKKEGEGIALPAFGLATYKMQGGNVWVAGNRGRDQERLLSLLSVADSWLKQLRVQHHDFNHFVGIRHG; translated from the exons atgatttttaataaagggTCAATGCATTCTAACCTTGACTGTTTCGTACGGTGTACCACACCTGTGGTTCAATCTCAGTTTCTTCCCAAG TCCGAGATTACAAGCCTTAACCGTTTGTGGCAACCGTGGGAGAGAGAAAGCGTGGAATATTTCACGTTGGGGGATCTTTGGAATTGCTACGACGAATGGAGTGCTTATGGAGCAGGAGTTCCCATTACCTTGACAAGTGGAGAAACACTTGTGCAGTACTATGTGCCTTATCTCTCCGCAATTCAGATATTCACTAGCAACAGTTTCag GGAAGAGACTGAATCAGGTGACTGTGAAACAAGGGATTCCTATAGTGATTCTTTCAGCGATGAGAGTGAGTGTGACAAGTTATGGAGGTGGGATGGAACTTCCTCAGAAGAAGGAGGCTCTGAGCAAGATTGTCTCTGGCATTTCAATGACAGATTGGGTCACCTTTATTGCCAATATTTTGAAAGAGCAACTCCATATGGAAGAGTTCCTCTCATGGATAAG ATTACTGGATTAGCACAAAGATACCCAGGGTTGATGTCATTAAGAAGTGTTGATCTTTCGCCAGCAAGTTGGATGGCCGTTGCGTG GTACCCAATATATCATATCCCCATGGGAAGAACAATTAAAGATCTTTCTACATGCTTCCTCACTTATCACacgctttcatcttcatttcaaG GCATGGACCTTGATGATGACATAGAGGGTGGCCAcgagaagaaaaaggaaggggAAGGCATAGCACTGCCAGCATTTGGTTTGGCAACTTACAAAATGCAAGGGGGAAACGTGTGGGTCGCAGGAAATCGTGGTCGGGACCAAGAAAGGCTATTGTCACTATTGAGTGTGGCAGATTCATGGTTGAAGCAACTAAGGGTCCAGCATCATGACTTTAATCACTTCGTGGGCATTCGGCACggctaa
- the LOC102662905 gene encoding protein EPIDERMAL PATTERNING FACTOR 1 isoform X2, which translates to MRRNSLYIAAFVLVLLCVPIIISARHINRSRSRHGGHPDPGEKNTKDGMNIVAKEKLHWEGRVVARKRIGRGPDTLEIAGSRLPDCSHACGSCSPCRLVMVSFVCASLAEAESCPMAYKCMCHNKSYPVP; encoded by the exons ATGAGGAGGAACTCTCTCTATATTGCTGCATTCGTGCTTGTTTTACTTTGTGTTCCAATAATCATCTCGGCAAGGCACATAAACCGGTCACGTTCAC GACATGGTGGGCATCCAGATCCAGGAGAGAAAAACACAAAAGATGGAATGAACATAGTGGCAAAAGAAAAGTTGCATTGGGAAGGAAGAGTAGTGGCAAGGAAACGTATTGGTCGTGGCCCCGACACACTAGAAATAGCGGGTTCGAGGTTGCCTGATTGCTCTCACGCGTGTGGATCATGCTCGCCATGCAGGTTGGTGATGGTCAGCTTTGTTTGTGCATCGCTTGCGGAGGCTGAGTCCTGTCCAATGGCTTACAAGTGCATGTGCCATAACAAGTCCTATCCTGTCCCATAA